The following coding sequences are from one Nicotiana tomentosiformis chromosome 3, ASM39032v3, whole genome shotgun sequence window:
- the LOC138908446 gene encoding uncharacterized protein: MAPKLEDPGAFTIPYTIGSGEFAKALCDLGESISLMPYSVFKTLEIGQPRPTSMRLKMADRTMKRPLGVVEDVLVHVDKFILPVNFVIIDCEVDYEVPIILGRTFLATGKALCDVEAGELTFWVGDEQVVFYMCKSMRQPNRNEVCSFVELVNELEAVLLNFDDDEMDGFMECVNSLQGMGSYNYPPRKLSLDLENRTTPPTRPSIDEPPTLELKPLPPHLLYEFLGPWSTSLVILSSYLTNVQVDSTLAVLQKRKKTIGWTSADIREISPAFCMHKINLE, encoded by the coding sequence atggctcctaagttagaggatcccggtgctttcacgattccttataCAATTGGAAGTggcgagtttgctaaagctctttgtgatcttggggaaagtatcagtttgatgccctattcggtttttaaGACCTTagaaattgggcaaccaagacccacctctatgagattgaaaatggccgatcgtactatgaagagacctttgggagtggttgaagatgtcttggttcatgttgataaattcattcttccggtgaATTTTGTCATtatagattgtgaagttgattatgaggtgccgattattcttggaagaactttccttgctacggggaaggctctttgtgatgttgaagccggagaactcaccttCTGGGTGGGTGATGAACAAGTGGTTTTCTATATGTGTAAGTCCATGCGACAACCAAATAGAaatgaggtgtgctcttttgtggagTTGGTGAACGAGTtagaggccgtcttgctcaactttgatgatgacgagatggatggcttcatggaatgtgtgaactctttgcaaggaatggggtcgtacaattatccaccccgaaaattatctttggatcttgaaaataggacaactcctcctacaagGCCTTCCATTGacgagcctcctaccttggagttgaagccattgcctccccATCTtctgtatgaatttcttggcccttggtCTACTTCactggttattctttcctcttatttgactaacgtgcaggtagattctacattggcggtgctacaaaagaggaagaagactATTGGGTGGACATCGGCGGATATTCGGgagataagccccgcattttgcatgcataagatcaacttggagtaA